GTTAGTCTGACTCCAGTAAATCACCGGAATTTTAACTCGCGGATCGCTGCGGAAGTTGCTGGCAAATTTTTCGGCGTTACGACCTTCATTGATGTAATCAATTTCTTCAAATAACTTGATGCCAAACTCGTCCACAATTAAAGTCAGATCGTGACCGAGATTGAGGGGTAGCCAAGGCGCTAACCAGCCAGCTATCCACCGCATCAGATAAAGGTCGAGTGTGATCACTGGGCGTAAGTTGGGGCGTTGTACCTTCACTGCTACTTCTTCGCCAGTTAGTAAACGACCACGATAAACTTGCCCTAAACTAGCCGCCGCCACTGGGCTAGCTGACAATTCGCTAAAAACTTCGGAAATGGGTCTGTCTAACTCGGTTTCGATAATTTGATAAGCGATCGCACTATCAAAAGGTGGTAACTGGTCTTGTAGTTTGATCAGTTCCTCTAAAAAATCCTTCCGGATTAAATCTGGCCGAGTGGATAGGGCTTGACCAACTTTAATAAATGTCGGGCCAAGTCTAGTGAGTAGTTCTCGTAACTGAGTGGCGCGTTTACCTTTGTTTTGCTCGACTTTATCTTGCCATTCGTCCCACTTGAGACTGAAGATAAATATAGCAAAAGACCAGATAACTTGTAACATTCGCCCCCAAGCAAGCCAGGGACGGTAACGATAGTGACGAGCGATCGCGTCTGAATTGTAGCGTCTTAGCTGACCGGGCTGATTCTGACCCACGCCTTTACATACCTCTTCAACTGGGAATTATATACTTTCGTTTTTTATGTCCCAACTTACAAATTAATTGTAATTCGGGATTTTTTGTAGTTTTGTATCAAAAACTAGGAATTTAAATTGTTTCCGGGTAATATACTTGGCCGTTTTAGCCTACAATACTGCCCAGATGTTTTTATCTTTTTCTTAATTATACTTTATAAAACTACAAATATTTTCTTGAGAAGTAGGGAAAGAGGCAGGGGTGCAGGGTGCAGGGTGCAGGGGGGAGAAGACAGTCACTTCTCAATGACTAATGACCAATGACCGGGGAGTGGTGAGTGGGGAAAGAGGCAGGGGAGCAGGGTGCAGGGGGGAGAAGACAGTCACTTCTCAATGACTAATGACCAATGACCAATGACCAATGACCGGGGAGTGGGGAGTGGTGAGTGGGGAAATAGTTTTCCTCATCATCAATACCCCATCTCATGACCAATGACCAATGACCAATGACCAATGACCAATGACCAATGACTATTTAGATTTTGCTTCCAAACCTTCTAAGCGACTTTTCAGTTCTTGATTTTGTTGCTTGATTTGGTCGAGTTCCTCACGCATCTGGCGCAGTGCATTGTCTGTACCCACATTCTTTTGCACCTTGGAAATTTCTTCTTCCGCATAGCGACGCACACGCCCATCTGGTGTTTGGTCGGCTAGCGATCGCAAAATTCCCATAGCTTTGCGAGTTTCCATTTGTCCCAAGGCTATAACTACAGCAACTTGGGTGAGAAAGAAGGTTTCTTTGGCTAGTTCTGCTAACTTTTCTAAAATCCGTTCTAAATTCACCGGACTTTGACCCACAGAAATCTTGCCTAAAGCCCGAATTGTGGCTAGACGTAATGGTTGTGGTACACCCAGTTTCGTGTATTCTAGCAGCAGGTTTACAGCAGCTTCCGAAGTTTTCAGTTCAGCTAAACCAACCACTGCACCACTCCGCACCACTTCATTCCAACCCGCCTTTGATTCTAAAACGGATTGCAGCAGCTTGATTACTTTTTCTTCCTTGGGTTTGTCTGCCAAATTCACAGATGCGATTGACCCCACAGCCCGACAAGCGGCTGCTTCCACGTAGTAACTGGGATCGCCATTTTTGACCAACTTTTTCACAGCTTTGTAACTGTCATGGGTTTTGATGGTCGCCAGTGCTTCGACTACAGAACGCCGCACATAAGCATTTTGGTCTTGTAATCCAGGAACTAACCCATCAAAGGCTTGATCTAACTTAATTTCTGCCAGTTGTTTAGCAGCTTCGACCTGCACACCCCAAAAGGAATCATTTTTCAGTGCAGCTGATAGGGCAATGGTAGCTTCTAATCCGCCTTTTTTTGCTAAAGCTTCGGCTGCATAGATCCGAGAAATGGGGTTAGGGTCAAATTCTAACTGTGCTTTCAACTCTGGAACTGAATATTCCAAAGTCACAGTTTTGAGGAAATGATTTCCCACATCAAAGCTGACAAATTGGGGCTTTTCTGCTAGGGGAAAGTAAAAGCTTTGTTCCCGTTCATTCACCCGCACAGTGAAAGTGGTGATTTGTGGAGGTTTACCCAGTTGATTGTAGCCAAAACCAATGGGGATTTTCAGATCAAACAAATCTTTGCTATCATTCTTGTCAGCTTGGGTTTGAGTGACTGTGACTTTCGCCAAATTAGCATCTCCATCCCAAGAGTAAGCTACTTTAAAATCGGGATGACCACCACGATAAACGTATTGATCGAACAGGTATGCCAAATTACGCCCGGTAGCCTTTTCAATGGCGCGGAGTAAGTCTACTGTTTCTACAGTTTTATGGGCATTATCTTGGACAAAACTTTGAATTGCTGGCCAAAATAATTCTTCTCCTAATTCCGCCCGAATCATGTGATAAACACAAGACCCTTTTTCGTAGATATGGCGGTCATAAAGTTCTATGGCTTCCCGGTAAACATGAGTTACCATCGGGCGGCGGTAGCGGTGGCTATCTTCGCTTAAGTAACTTCTCGCTTCTAATAATCGATAGTATGCGGCTTCTTGGTCGCCATATTCGTGTTCTGTCCACATAACTTCCGAATAGGAAGCCATACCTTCCTTAATCCAAGCATGAGACCAATGTTTAATTACGATTAAGTCACCAAACCACTGGTGCGCTAATTCGTGAACAACTAAACTTTCTGTGCCACGGTTATCTAAAGTGGCGCGTTCATCGAGTAAACATCTATCTGTTAGTAGGGTTGTGGAAGTATTTTCCATCCCACCAAAGATGAAATCATCTACACAAACTTGGGCATATTTAGGAAAAGCATAAGCATAACCATACTTTTCGCTCAAAAACTCGATCATGCGGGGAGTTTTGCCCATGCTGCGTTTAGCATCGTCCTTTCTACCCTTTTCTACGTAGTAGGTGACGGGTTTACCTTGCCATTCATCACGAATTTCGGCAAAGTCACCTACTGCTAAGGTCATTAAGTAGGTAGGATGAATCTGCTGTTGTGACCAATGGTAGATTTTTTCATCCCCATCTTTTTGGGTGTCAATCAGTTCGCCGTTGGAAATAGCA
This genomic interval from Nodularia sp. LEGE 06071 contains the following:
- a CDS encoding M1 family metallopeptidase → MSQFYFDTNNNGHKSFELPGARPHYNPDRPGQVEHIFLDLCLDIPHQSYHGSCSIRLLPIRNGIDRLTLDAVNLNIQSVQVDEIAQDFDYNGEHLVIQLSQPTQIGQHLLIAIAYSVEKPQRGIYFIQPDKHYPNKPTQVWTQGEDEDSRFWFPCFDYPGQLSTSEIRVRVPKDLIAISNGELIDTQKDGDEKIYHWSQQQIHPTYLMTLAVGDFAEIRDEWQGKPVTYYVEKGRKDDAKRSMGKTPRMIEFLSEKYGYAYAFPKYAQVCVDDFIFGGMENTSTTLLTDRCLLDERATLDNRGTESLVVHELAHQWFGDLIVIKHWSHAWIKEGMASYSEVMWTEHEYGDQEAAYYRLLEARSYLSEDSHRYRRPMVTHVYREAIELYDRHIYEKGSCVYHMIRAELGEELFWPAIQSFVQDNAHKTVETVDLLRAIEKATGRNLAYLFDQYVYRGGHPDFKVAYSWDGDANLAKVTVTQTQADKNDSKDLFDLKIPIGFGYNQLGKPPQITTFTVRVNEREQSFYFPLAEKPQFVSFDVGNHFLKTVTLEYSVPELKAQLEFDPNPISRIYAAEALAKKGGLEATIALSAALKNDSFWGVQVEAAKQLAEIKLDQAFDGLVPGLQDQNAYVRRSVVEALATIKTHDSYKAVKKLVKNGDPSYYVEAAACRAVGSIASVNLADKPKEEKVIKLLQSVLESKAGWNEVVRSGAVVGLAELKTSEAAVNLLLEYTKLGVPQPLRLATIRALGKISVGQSPVNLERILEKLAELAKETFFLTQVAVVIALGQMETRKAMGILRSLADQTPDGRVRRYAEEEISKVQKNVGTDNALRQMREELDQIKQQNQELKSRLEGLEAKSK